Proteins from a single region of Streptomyces sp. TN58:
- a CDS encoding lysylphosphatidylglycerol synthase domain-containing protein: MSPPEGAAGDDAARPDDGPASRPDHRPQNPDYAPDGAPGLPAGRTPGPGTGHDGDGEDADTDDPHGHSPTAADRVEVDEPLLAARVHRPSDLVRLLVGILGIAVLLGIAAFAHGTTVGLEEDISKGTGQAPDLLIKVAALVSSIAVLLLPVAFAIERLIKRDGLRIADGVLAAVLAHGVTLATDLWVAQAAPDTIQDALTRSAGGGALTDPVHGYLAPVIAYMTAVGMTRRPHWRVALWVVLLLNALTMLVNGYTTPFSIILTVLIGWTVAYGTLYAVGSPNVRPTGQHLLAGLRRVGFQPVSAMRAEMPEGPEASETGDRGRRYHVTLEDGPPLDVTVVDREQQAQGFFYRVWRRLTLRGITTRRSLQSLRQALEQEALLAYAAIAAGANAQKLIATSELGPDAVMLVYEHLGGRTLDSLPDEEITDELSRNAWEQVRALQSRRIAHRRLTGDALVVDRSGNVILTDLRGGEIAAGDLVLRMDVAQLLATLGLRVGAERAVASAVSVLGPDIVADCLPLLQPIALSRSTRATLRKLARERAEREREAVLESSRAAKAAREAEASATAAPTSAAADRKAEKKALDDALDEAREEDLLSQIRQQVLLIRPQAPVEPARLERIRPRTLVSFIAGAFGAYFLLTQLAHVDFGTIVGDAQWGWVGAALAFSALSYVAAAMSLLGFVPERVSFLRTVVAQVAGSFVKLVAPAAVGGVALNTRFLQRAGVRPGLAVASVGASQLFGLASHILLLLSFGYLTGTEKTPEMTPSRAVIAGLLTVAVLVLVVTAVPFMRKFVVTRVRALFAGVVPRMLDVLQRPKKLMTGIGGMLLLTGCFVMCLDASIRAFGGGEAISYASIAVVFLAGNALGSAAPTPGGMGAVETTLTLGLIAAGLEKEVAISAVLLFRLMTFWLPVLPGWISFNFLTRKEAI, encoded by the coding sequence GTGAGCCCTCCGGAAGGCGCGGCGGGGGACGACGCGGCGCGCCCTGACGACGGCCCCGCCTCCCGCCCGGACCACCGCCCCCAGAACCCGGACTACGCGCCGGACGGCGCGCCCGGCCTCCCGGCCGGCCGTACCCCCGGCCCCGGCACCGGCCACGACGGCGACGGGGAGGACGCGGACACGGACGACCCGCACGGCCACTCCCCCACCGCCGCCGACCGGGTCGAGGTCGACGAACCGCTGCTCGCCGCCCGTGTGCACCGGCCGTCCGACCTCGTACGCCTCCTCGTCGGCATCCTCGGCATCGCCGTGCTGCTCGGCATCGCCGCCTTCGCCCACGGCACCACGGTCGGGCTGGAGGAGGACATCAGCAAGGGCACCGGCCAGGCGCCGGACCTCCTGATCAAGGTCGCGGCGCTGGTCTCCAGCATCGCGGTGCTGCTGCTCCCCGTCGCCTTCGCCATCGAGCGGCTGATCAAACGCGACGGCCTGCGCATCGCCGACGGCGTGCTCGCCGCCGTCCTCGCGCACGGGGTCACCCTGGCCACCGACCTGTGGGTCGCGCAGGCCGCCCCCGACACCATCCAGGACGCCCTCACCCGTTCCGCGGGCGGCGGGGCCCTCACCGATCCCGTGCACGGCTATCTCGCGCCCGTGATCGCCTACATGACCGCGGTGGGCATGACCCGTAGGCCCCACTGGCGTGTCGCGCTCTGGGTGGTCCTGCTGCTCAACGCGCTGACCATGCTGGTCAACGGCTACACCACGCCCTTCTCGATCATCCTCACCGTGCTGATCGGCTGGACCGTCGCCTACGGCACCCTGTACGCCGTCGGCTCCCCCAACGTGCGCCCGACCGGGCAGCACCTCCTCGCCGGGTTGCGCCGGGTCGGCTTCCAGCCGGTCAGCGCGATGCGCGCCGAGATGCCCGAGGGTCCCGAGGCGTCCGAGACCGGCGACCGCGGGCGGCGGTACCACGTCACCCTGGAGGACGGTCCTCCGCTCGATGTGACGGTCGTCGACCGGGAGCAGCAGGCCCAGGGCTTCTTCTACCGGGTCTGGCGCCGGCTCACCCTGCGCGGCATCACCACGCGCCGCAGCCTGCAGTCCCTGCGGCAGGCCTTGGAGCAGGAGGCGCTCCTCGCGTACGCGGCCATCGCGGCCGGGGCGAACGCGCAGAAGCTGATCGCCACCTCCGAGCTGGGCCCGGACGCGGTGATGCTCGTCTACGAGCACCTGGGCGGCCGGACCCTGGACTCCCTCCCCGACGAGGAGATCACCGACGAGCTGAGCCGCAACGCGTGGGAGCAGGTACGCGCCCTGCAGTCGCGGCGGATCGCCCACCGCAGGCTCACCGGTGACGCGCTCGTGGTGGATCGTTCCGGCAATGTCATCCTCACCGACCTGCGGGGCGGGGAGATCGCCGCCGGCGATCTGGTGCTGCGGATGGACGTCGCGCAGCTGCTGGCCACCCTCGGCCTGCGGGTCGGCGCCGAGCGGGCGGTGGCTTCGGCGGTGTCGGTGCTCGGCCCGGACATCGTGGCGGACTGCCTGCCGCTGCTCCAGCCGATCGCGCTGAGCCGTTCCACCCGGGCGACGCTGCGCAAGCTGGCCCGGGAGCGGGCGGAGCGCGAACGAGAGGCCGTACTGGAGTCCTCCCGGGCGGCGAAGGCCGCGCGTGAGGCGGAGGCGTCCGCGACCGCGGCCCCGACCTCGGCGGCGGCCGACCGCAAGGCGGAGAAGAAGGCCCTCGACGACGCTTTGGACGAGGCCCGCGAGGAGGACCTGCTCAGCCAGATCCGCCAGCAGGTGCTGCTGATCCGCCCGCAGGCGCCGGTGGAGCCGGCCCGGCTGGAGCGGATCCGGCCGCGGACGCTGGTGTCGTTCATCGCGGGCGCGTTCGGCGCGTACTTCCTGCTCACGCAGCTGGCGCACGTGGACTTCGGGACGATCGTCGGCGACGCGCAGTGGGGCTGGGTCGGGGCGGCGCTCGCCTTCTCGGCGCTCAGCTACGTCGCGGCGGCGATGAGCCTGCTGGGCTTCGTCCCGGAGCGGGTGTCCTTCCTGCGGACGGTGGTCGCGCAGGTCGCCGGGTCGTTCGTGAAGCTGGTGGCCCCGGCGGCGGTCGGCGGTGTCGCGTTGAACACGCGGTTCCTGCAGCGGGCGGGTGTCCGGCCGGGCCTGGCGGTCGCGAGCGTGGGCGCCTCGCAGCTGTTCGGGCTGGCCAGCCACATCCTGCTGCTGCTGTCCTTCGGCTACCTGACCGGCACCGAGAAGACCCCGGAGATGACCCCCTCCCGGGCGGTCATCGCGGGGCTGCTGACGGTGGCGGTGCTCGTGCTGGTGGTGACGGCGGTCCCGTTCATGCGGAAGTTCGTGGTCACGCGGGTACGGGCGCTGTTCGCGGGCGTGGTGCCGCGCATGCTGGACGTGCTCCAGCGGCCGAAGAAGCTGATGACCGGCATCGGCGGGATGCTGCTGCTGACGGGCTGCTTCGTGATGTGCCTGGACGCGTCGATCCGGGCGTTCGGGGGCGGCGAGGCGATCAGCTACGCGAGCATCGCGGTGGTGTTCCTGGCGGGCAACGCGCTCGGATCGGCGGCGCCGACGCCGGGCGGCATGGGCGCGGTGGAGACCACCCTGACGCTGGGGCTGATCGCGGCGGGGCTGGAGAAGGAGGTCGCGATCTCGGCGGTGCTGCTGTTCCGCCTGATGACGTTCTGGCTGCCGGTGCTGCCGGGGTGGATCTCGTTCAACTTCCTGACCCGCAAAGAGGCCATCTAG
- a CDS encoding MGMT family protein, translated as MSEELPAYAERVLEVVERIPPGRVMTYGDVAEWLGEGGPRQVGRVMALYGGAVPWWRVVRADGMPLPGHEARALEHYRTEATPLRLTAGGEPRLDMRRARWDGDPDPGQDTGGDPGQDPGRGAGRGPGRGGGRDEAHT; from the coding sequence ATGAGTGAGGAGCTGCCCGCGTACGCGGAGCGCGTACTGGAGGTCGTCGAGCGTATTCCGCCCGGCCGGGTGATGACATACGGGGACGTCGCCGAATGGCTCGGCGAGGGAGGACCACGCCAGGTCGGGCGTGTCATGGCCCTCTACGGGGGAGCCGTGCCCTGGTGGCGTGTGGTGCGGGCGGACGGCATGCCGCTGCCCGGTCACGAGGCGCGGGCCCTGGAGCACTACCGGACGGAGGCCACGCCGCTGCGCCTGACGGCCGGCGGCGAGCCGCGCCTGGACATGCGCCGGGCCCGCTGGGACGGGGACCCGGACCCCGGACAGGACACAGGAGGGGACCCCGGACAGGACCCGGGACGGGGCGCGGGACGGGGTCCGGGGCGGGGCGGCGGGCGCGACGAGGCTCACACCTGA